The genomic region GCGAAATTACTTTCTTTGAGATTTCCCAAGTTTGAACTTGGTGAGAACTATAAGAAACGTGACCGGGGGTAGACGCATTTCCTGCATGACTTCCCGGCTGAGTGCTTACCGTTGTTACGGTTCCAGTGTTTGCAAGAATAATCACATCCGCTCCCACTTCTCTCGCCTTTCCTTTTACATATTCTACACAATAGTTCAATTGCGCGCAACGAACTTCTACGAGTCCGATTTGTTCCACTTTATAATCGGGAACGGCTCTCATAATTACTTCGATATGATCGGTTTCAGTGAGGGCAGGATAATTCTTTCCGGTAATAGTAACATTACCCAAAGCGGTAACACAGTTCGCGACACTCAGCAACAAAGCCAACGCCGGAGTTAAAATCATTCCGTATTTACGGACGTTATTCATCATTTAAAAACAAATCTCCTTTGAAAGGAATCGTTTTTAAAGAGGTTTTCCGTGTCAATTTAAAAACAATTGAATCGAAATTGTTAAACGAAGAAACGATTTTGAGTAAATTCAAATTATTGAATATAATGAAAAAATATAACGAAAATATTTTAAGACTCAAAGAAACAAACAAACGATTCAATAGATGCGAATAACGTTTGAATTACAATCAGTTAAATGGAAAGCATTCCTTTGATTTCAAGCGAGAATTGTATCCGATTCATCTTTCAATTCAGCCAGAATCAAAGAATTTTTTTGACTCTTGTAAAAAAAGAAAAACAACTTAAGTTAGATTATAAATTTTCAATGGGCACGATCATTTCTGAAAAAAACAAATACCTGAGTTATAAAGATTATGAAAGAATTTTTATAATGCAAAATACGAGCGTTCACCTTATCAAAAAGCGAAAACGGAGATGCCCCATTTTTATAGATCCCGTTGAGTTTAATGAATCGCAGACGCGAATAAGTGGCAAATAGCGTCGCATATAACCATTCGCAAAGATGAAAATTACGTAACTCAAAGTATTCTCAATTTCAATATCATTTCGCTTAACAAAACGTATTTAAAACAAAAAATATTTTTTTTAGGTTTTTCTATAGCCGTATAAAGCCTCATTTTTTACTTAGTCGAATTGAAACTTTTGCATTTTGTAAAACTTGTGTCTATTTTGTTAAGCGAAGAAGAGTAACGCTATAAGTTTGCTTATACTTCGGATAACGTGTGGATCCTATGATTTTAAAAACAAAAGCATAAACGAAGAGGTGGATCATGTTTCAAAGCGGTTGGATATTCAGTAAGATGCGTTTTTATGGAATTTTATTTCTCTTAATACCTTTTGTAATCACTTGTGGTTGGTTCGGTAAGGATAAAGGCACGATGGAAAACGTCGATCTCGCCGCTGCAACCTGGTTGGTTGCGGAACAAGTGAAAACTCAAGTGGACAAAGAAGGCGTTCCCGTGAAACCGGGAGATCCTTCAACAGTTATTACTCCGGTAAACGGCTTGTTCAACCTTCCTCCTGGAAAACCCGTAGCCGCTGCCGCGCTTATGGGAACCATCGATCCAACCGGAACAACCATCGTGAATGACTTTGACGGCGATGGAATCTTAAATCAAAATGAAACGTTATCCAACGTATGGGTCGCCGATTACCCGCAGATTGAAACTGCAATCGCTCCTCCAGTTACACTAAAGATTCAAATCCTTAAAAACTCTAGTAACCAAAGTGACCAAATCGTGAGTGAAATTAATTCGAACGATTTTGAAGCTTCAAAAAACGAAGGATCGGAAAAAATTCATCAAAACGAACTGAACGAAAGGACGGTTCAATTTCAGGATTCTTTTAGTAACGATACGGAGGCCGGAACTTCCAGCGAAGTAAGTACAAGTTTTGGCGTAAAAGCTAGTTACATACCAATGTCAGACATTGGATTCGATTACAGCCAAAGTTCTAAGAATAGCTGGTCAATGAAGAACGCAGTGTCGGCTACTACAACCAAATGGGCTGATCGGCCCTTTAAAAACAACATTGATAAAGACGCTTGGAATCTAAAGTCAGATTCATCCAGCAATAAAGCGAGAAAATATCGATCTGATAAATCTTCAAAAATCAATGAAACCTCCACCATTGAACCAAATGCAGGTGTAGTCAGAGCAGCACTCTATATTAAAAATCTTTCCGTAAACATGCCAGTTAAGATTTCGAATATCCTTTGTTCTTTAATGTTCGAAACTCCAGCTGGCGAATTGGTGCCAATGTCTTCTTTCAGATTGAGAAATGACGACTATACCCTTTTCGAGGTAGAAGTTTACGGTGGAACCGATTTCGGACCTTACGTTGTTGAATTATCAAACCTTAATACAGTTGAAGTTGAGAAAGCTATAGCTGCAGGGTATACACCGAAAATTATGATTGTTGATTATGCGATGACTCATGTCGCCGACTCAAATTATAAATCTAATCTGCTTAACTTCTCAGGCAATAATTTGAAAATTATTGAAGAAAATGCAAAAGGCAGAACAGCCTTAATAAAAGTTTTTGGACCTACTATTAGAGAAATGTATCGAGTTACTGCATTCGATACACCAAATGTCTCTAACCCCTGCAATACAACTACGACGGACGTATTCTCTCCCGGTATTAGTCTAAAAAAGGCTTTAGAAAGAATATCCTGCTCCGGAAACAATATTGTATTTAAAGATTATGTCGTCGATTTATCCGAATCAGCTCCTACTTTAGCTGAATCAAGAGTATATATAAAAGGAATCCAATCTTTTGGAGGAATTAGTACCAACATTCCCTGTGTCGATGAAACTAGTACAGGTACGGACGGCGTTACGCGAACAGCATGTGTTCAAAAACCTTACAGTCAATGGACTGAAACTGAGAAAAGAACTTCTGGAGTTTGGGCAATTTATTCAAGAGGAAAATTCTACTCTCCGACTGAATACTGGACCGACTCGGGAAGCGTAAGAAAATTTGATCCATGGCGAGGTGCGGTAGCTGCGCCAGTTGTGAAAGGGGCAGATTCAATGATCTGGGCGGGAGATAATTACGATTTAGTATATATTTCCTTTAAGGATTTTATTAAAGCAGAACAAAAATTTGGTACAAACCCTTTGGAAACTGGAATGGGTTATCCGTTTAATACAGCTTGGGATAATAAATCAATAGGCGCTCATCCATACTATCCGGACACGAATTCTCTTTATTTAGGAGAGGTAGGTTTCGGTGAAAAAATCGAACTAAAGATCCAGTTGGATAAAACAAAATATTTAGCACCGAATTTTGGCACTGCAACGGACACGGGAACATATCAATATTTTACGAATTTCAATTACAACTTACAAACCTCATCTGATCGATACAATATCAATCAGGCCGCAGACTTTGAAATTAGTATGGGATTTGGCGGAAGCCGAACCGATTGGTTTCACATAATCAAAGACCTAAGCACGAGCGATCCATATAAACTAAAAAATTGTGGAACGACGTTAGATTTCATCAACCAAGTCTATAATTTATGTGTTCAATTACCTACTTTGAGCACGACTGTAGACCCTGCAATTAGTTTAGTAAAACTGTATATTCGCCCTTCCTTAAATACAGCTTATCGTCGTACTGTTTGGCCTCTGCATTATTCTCAAGTTCGAAAAATGAGGGGAGAAGCGGGGTTGCCAATCATAGTTGGAACTACGACTGTACGAATCGCAAATTCTTATGGTCCCGCAAACATAGGCGATCGACTTTATATTCAAGGAGATTCTTCCTCTTATCGAATTCTCCAGGTTTTACCTCCGCAAAGCGATGGATCCTTTGATGTTCAGTTAGAAAGTGCCGTATCAATCAATGCACCAAAAACAACGTCTCTTTATATACCTGGCACCCTGACATCGCCGGACGTAAGATTGGTCATGGATACAGGGTTCGTCACCGATTGGAATAACTTTGTATCATCGTCTTTCAATTCAACTGCTTTCGATCAAATCCAGTATCGACCTTTCCTACAAAGTAGTTCAGTTAGCTGTTCGACTAACCCGTTCCATCCATCATCTTGTTTAGGATTTAGTCCGGACATGAATGCGATCAACTGGATGGGAATTTATAACGAAGGCGTTGCACTCTGGAACTCTTGGGCAGATGGTGGGGATTTTGTAAATTTTCTGTACAATGGTCTTTCCCGTCTAACAGCCTTAACGGGCAAAGTATACCGCCTAGAAAGTGCAAACACAGACTTTACCGTTAGCGCAGATGTGAATGCACAGACATTGGGCGATGTAACTACCGTCAGCTTTGGAGACGTGGCTCTTTCAGTCTGGAGACAAGGATCAACAATACTAGGAAGATATTATGCGATCAGTACAGGGCAACCACTTGGCAATCCTTTTGCAATCAACCCAACAATTACTGCCCCTACTACAGGAAAATATATAGTTAAGGCAAAAAACGGAAAAGTGGTCATTCTCTGGGAAAATGGTCAAAGTATGTATGTTTCAATCAAAGATTTAGCAACCTTTGGAACACCTGTGTCCGAACTTTTTCTTGGAAATCGTTATACCCCATTCCCTAAGAATAGTTTTGATCCAATTCTTGACATTGGTATAGGAAATAACCGGGCAATTTTCGTTTGGTCGGACCTTTATACAACGACGAGCATGGATCCTACATATGCTTCCGGATGCTCCTTGGGCTATCCGTGTCTCTGGTATGACGTACGAAATTATAGAGTCGACGGTAAAGTAATTCGATTGGACACTGGCGCCCAAATTAACTCTAGCTTCTCAATCGCAGGATATTCAACTCAAACGAGCGTTTGGGATTACTCATCACACCAACACGATCAAGTTTCACATTACAATGTTACTCCCGCCGTCGAAGTGAATGACAATAACCAAGCAGTCATTGGCTGGATATTCCAAGATCGTGATTCTGAGGCCCATACGGTTTGGAGTGCAGTGTATGATCTGAATAACGTAACGCTAATCGGTTCCAATCAAACTGTACTAAACGAGTCAACTCGTCCAATAGATTCACTTCAAGTCGGTGCAACGAACGGCAAAGGAATGATTTTTTGGCGTAGAAGCGACGGCTATATAATGGGTCGTGGCGTAAACACCTCCGATGGAACTTTAGTCGGTAGTAATTATTTTGAAATCGAAACCGGTGGCGTAGACTTTTTAAAGTATTCAACGTTTGGCAATACGGGCCTTGTTACTTATCGTAGAAATACAAAAGAAATTCGTCTGAGAGCAATCGACCTTCAAGCAAGTCAACCGCTCTATCCAATATCATTGAATCTCGGTGTTACGGATAACGACGGTAGAAAACCAAGCAATTCGATCCTTGCTGGAAATAAAATTCTTACCACTTGGGACCAGATCAATGGAACCAAAAGAACCATTTGGGGAAGAATCAGTGATTTTAGCACCTTCACAGTGGATGGACCGAAAGAATTTCAGTTAAGCACTACGAATGAAGGGATTCAGTTCAATCCGATTTCTGTTGTGAATAACGGATCAGGTCTCGCCACCTGGGTATCACAAGATAAAACGCAACAAAGAATTCGGGGCGCAAAGATCGATCTGAACAACCCTGGTTCTCTGAAATACGGACTTAATAACTTCTTCGTCGCACCTTTGATCGAAAGAGATTACACGGTCCGAGCTCGAATCAAATACTGATCCGAATGTTCCAAACGTCTTCGTTCGAGAGCGTCCGAAATACGATCTCGAACGAAGACAATACATTCGAACTTTAGAATACAATAAATATCGAAACTGGATTGATTTGAGATGCGCGGAAAAATCGTAATTGCGGCTTTGGCCACGGTCCTACTTATGCCTTCGTGTAAACTATTCGGAGGCAAAGGACATTCTAACAATTGGCTATGGGCTTTGTTAGGTCTTCCCTCGGGAGCGGGACTTCCCTCTTCCGGTTCCGGCATAGGACCCGGTTCAGCGCCTGCACCGGAAGGCAGCGATCTATTCTCCATCTCGACAAACTATAGTAGCGCCATTGATGATCCATCGACCAAAGCGGATCCGTTGGAAGGAGCCGTTTTTATCGCACCGCCGGAGCCGAATCATTTCGGCGGAGTTTCCCTTTCTTATCCGATCGAAACACCGGCCGGGCGCGCGGGTATCGAACCTAAATTAGCAATTTCTTATTCTTCGACCGGAGGAGACGGATGGCTTGGCGTGGGATGGAATCTCGGCCTCGGTTCCATCACTCGAACGCCGGAATACGGAGCACTCTACTATGACAATCGAGATTCATTCACCTGGAATGGAACTCGACTCGTAAAAGTCGCGGGTGGCTCTTCGAATGAAAACGGAACCTATAGACCCGAGATCACGGGCGAAGACTTAGTTATATTAAGACTCAGTAATATCGAAAGCGGCGGGGTTTGGGAAGTATTGGATTCTTCCGGAACAAAGAACACTTTCGGCGAAAGCAACGCGAGCAGGATTTACAATCCGGCAAACCCAAGTCAGACATACAGCTGGTATCTTTCTAAAACGGAAGATAGGAATGGAAACTATCTTCAAGTTCAATACGACAATTCTGAATATTATAATAAACGAAACTTATATCTAAAAGAAATCCGCTATACGGGAAATTCCAAAAGCGGCGCTTCCGCGCGTCAATACGTGCGTTTCTATACGAAACAAAGGGACGATTTTTACGTTTCCAACGCACCTGGATTTTTGATGAAGATGGATAAGGTCTTGGAAAGAATCGAAGTGGGTTGGGACGGAGGCGGAAAACTTTGGGATTATACTCCCGTTTACGAAACTTCCGAAGATTCAGGCAGACCGAGAATCAAAACGATCGAATCCAGCAGACATACTACACAACCGGAATTTCAATACCAAACTTCCAGCAGACTTTTGACCTGGCAGAACATCGCCAATCAGGCTTCTTCCGAATCGGAAGACACTCCCGAATCCACACAATACTTTGAAGGAGACTTCAACGGAGACGGAATCTCCGATATGCTCTTTTTTAATCCGAAGTCCGGAAATTGGAAAGCTGCGGAAGGAAGAAAGGAAGGCGGATATAATTTTAAGATCTATGCAAACCGTTATCAAGGATACAATAACAACGAAAAGATTCGATTCTTCAAAGGGAACGTAAGCGGCGATTACAACGGAGACGGACGTTCGGACATCGCATTCTATCTTCCCGAAACGAGAGACTTTATCGTAGCCGAGCACGACGGTCGCGTGTTTCAATTCAAATCGTACGGAAGATTGATGGCCGGTGTTCCGGACATCTTTCGTATGGAATGGTTTCCCGGCGACTACGATGGAAACGGATTATCCGATTCGGTTTTATTCGACGAGCCCACCGGTCAATGGACGCTGATGCTCAACAAAGGAGGAAGTTTCGAATTCCTCCGCTTCGCAAAAAAATTTCAGAACCTATTCCGCGGAGATTATTCTCCGGATGGAAACTTAGACAGCGCAAGTACGAACGATTCCACCAAAGCCGGAAAAAATCGAGACAAGATCAACTTTCTCGTCGGCGATTACAACGGAGACGGAAGAACGGACATCTCTTTGTATGACGCCAGATCCGGTCGATGGCTCGTCGGCGAGAATTATCGCAACGACAACAAAAGCGATCCGATCTACTTTAAGATGCAATGGAAATTGTATAAAGTCTTCACGATCGCAGAACAATCCCTCTTTACAAACGATCGTTTTTCGGGAGACTTCAACGGAGACGGCTTTTCGGATTTTCTCTTCTTTGATCGTTCCTCCGGAGAATGGACGTTAGGCGAAACCGGAGACGGAACGATCAATTTTAGAATCTGGTCCAAAACCCCTCAGTTTAAACCGATTACCCGCTGGCTTCAGGGAGATTTCAACGGGGACGGAAGAACGGATATCGGATTTTTTTCCGCAAACGACGGAAAGTTTTGGATCGGAGAATCCACTTTAAACGGATTCCGTTATAAAATTTATAGCGACATGAGTTATGGCCCCGATCAGGACCGAATCATGAAAACTCCTCTTCCTAAAGACGAGGTGAAGCTCGAACAAGCGGCTTCCAATTTTATCGCCGCTTCCAGTACGAAATCGATCTTACTCAAATATAAGTATGACGGGAACTTAAACGCAGGCAAAGGAGAACTCGCGTTTGCCGGTTGTTTTACAACGGACGATTGTTCCTCTTCTCCCGAACTTTTGATCTTTGATCGAAAGGCGAACGCGTTCGATCTCAAACAAGGAAATTCTTTCACCGAAAGGGTCAACACAACTTTAAATCCGGAAGCGTCCGGAATTTCGATTCTTTTCGGAGGCAAACCGGATCGTTATACGAACGTAACCAAAGACGAGGTTCTTTTTTACAAAAAACAAGGAAACACGAATCAGCTTTTTGTAATCAAGAATACGAGCGGAACCGCATTCGATATTTCTTATTTAGCTACGTTTACGGACACAGACGTCGCGAACTTCGATCCGCAAAACAGCGGTTATGTGATCGATCACTTCGAAACGAACAGTTCTCAATCGGCTTTGATCTTGGACGATCAGACTTCTTCCGGGAACGCGCGTTTTATTTTGAGCGGATTGGGGGGAACGAAGGCTCTAACTCCGAGCGGCGATCTTTCCTCCACTTCTCTGAACGATCTTTTTCAAGCGGGCACGGGAGAAAACCGTCAGCGCAGAAAAGAATTCAGCTTATTCTCGGGAAAGTTTACGACAACCCAAGCGCAACTTGCTCTCGTGGATAGAAGGACCTCGACTCACAAATGGTATCTGGGAACGATCAGCGGTACTCAGATTCAATTCAAACTATTAACGGGGGATATTCCCCTTCCGATCACGACTTCCGATTACAACGCGACAAGTCCTTCCGGAATCATCTATTCTCTGACTTCGGACGGATCGATCGTTTTCGGAAAAACGCTCGATAACGGGACTTCGTTTTACAAAATAAAAATTAATACGACATCGGTTGCACGAACCCAATACAACGCGGGAACGATTGGGTTCAGCGATCGATTCGACAACAACGGAAATCCAATCATTCTTTCAAGCGGAGACGATAAACTTTACGATCTCGCGCAAAGCAAAATCGTTTCTCTTCCATCCAACGTTCTTGTGAAAACTTTGGAAAGGCCGGATCTAATCGCTCAAGTGTACGTTTTTCAATGGATCCAAGGCGATTACAACGGAGACGGCCTCGCCGATGTAGGAATCATTCATTTAAAAGAGCCGACTTGGTATTTTGCGCTTTCTACGGGTTCCGTT from Leptospira kmetyi serovar Malaysia str. Bejo-Iso9 harbors:
- a CDS encoding LIC12048 family lipoprotein: MFQSGWIFSKMRFYGILFLLIPFVITCGWFGKDKGTMENVDLAAATWLVAEQVKTQVDKEGVPVKPGDPSTVITPVNGLFNLPPGKPVAAAALMGTIDPTGTTIVNDFDGDGILNQNETLSNVWVADYPQIETAIAPPVTLKIQILKNSSNQSDQIVSEINSNDFEASKNEGSEKIHQNELNERTVQFQDSFSNDTEAGTSSEVSTSFGVKASYIPMSDIGFDYSQSSKNSWSMKNAVSATTTKWADRPFKNNIDKDAWNLKSDSSSNKARKYRSDKSSKINETSTIEPNAGVVRAALYIKNLSVNMPVKISNILCSLMFETPAGELVPMSSFRLRNDDYTLFEVEVYGGTDFGPYVVELSNLNTVEVEKAIAAGYTPKIMIVDYAMTHVADSNYKSNLLNFSGNNLKIIEENAKGRTALIKVFGPTIREMYRVTAFDTPNVSNPCNTTTTDVFSPGISLKKALERISCSGNNIVFKDYVVDLSESAPTLAESRVYIKGIQSFGGISTNIPCVDETSTGTDGVTRTACVQKPYSQWTETEKRTSGVWAIYSRGKFYSPTEYWTDSGSVRKFDPWRGAVAAPVVKGADSMIWAGDNYDLVYISFKDFIKAEQKFGTNPLETGMGYPFNTAWDNKSIGAHPYYPDTNSLYLGEVGFGEKIELKIQLDKTKYLAPNFGTATDTGTYQYFTNFNYNLQTSSDRYNINQAADFEISMGFGGSRTDWFHIIKDLSTSDPYKLKNCGTTLDFINQVYNLCVQLPTLSTTVDPAISLVKLYIRPSLNTAYRRTVWPLHYSQVRKMRGEAGLPIIVGTTTVRIANSYGPANIGDRLYIQGDSSSYRILQVLPPQSDGSFDVQLESAVSINAPKTTSLYIPGTLTSPDVRLVMDTGFVTDWNNFVSSSFNSTAFDQIQYRPFLQSSSVSCSTNPFHPSSCLGFSPDMNAINWMGIYNEGVALWNSWADGGDFVNFLYNGLSRLTALTGKVYRLESANTDFTVSADVNAQTLGDVTTVSFGDVALSVWRQGSTILGRYYAISTGQPLGNPFAINPTITAPTTGKYIVKAKNGKVVILWENGQSMYVSIKDLATFGTPVSELFLGNRYTPFPKNSFDPILDIGIGNNRAIFVWSDLYTTTSMDPTYASGCSLGYPCLWYDVRNYRVDGKVIRLDTGAQINSSFSIAGYSTQTSVWDYSSHQHDQVSHYNVTPAVEVNDNNQAVIGWIFQDRDSEAHTVWSAVYDLNNVTLIGSNQTVLNESTRPIDSLQVGATNGKGMIFWRRSDGYIMGRGVNTSDGTLVGSNYFEIETGGVDFLKYSTFGNTGLVTYRRNTKEIRLRAIDLQASQPLYPISLNLGVTDNDGRKPSNSILAGNKILTTWDQINGTKRTIWGRISDFSTFTVDGPKEFQLSTTNEGIQFNPISVVNNGSGLATWVSQDKTQQRIRGAKIDLNNPGSLKYGLNNFFVAPLIERDYTVRARIKY
- a CDS encoding LA_1841 family salt-regulated protein gives rise to the protein MILTPALALLLSVANCVTALGNVTITGKNYPALTETDHIEVIMRAVPDYKVEQIGLVEVRCAQLNYCVEYVKGKAREVGADVIILANTGTVTTVSTQPGSHAGNASTPGHVSYSSHQVQTWEISKKVISQTPSKPTKGKKSVSEEI